Proteins from a single region of Methanomicrobia archaeon:
- a CDS encoding NADH-quinone oxidoreductase subunit N, which translates to MPIAMILGAIVILTLCAALSVKYRDVGLIGAIVAILLGFVAVTSANPELIYYSAFVLAISLINLASLKTIKSVIQGVDFCLVGLMALVTLYIFSTQDLALILAAFVLVSVPTYILVMARERGANVEVGIKYITFMVLATILFLIGAILLVYTKNAYNDLLYILGYVMLVLGLSIEVGVAPLHEWVPDVFSSADPIPLSIIASLAKIVPFVIALKILLSTVGPLTVTLSLFTAVLAAISMFTGNIGALTSKEPARVLAYSTVANMGYVLACLVVIAKPEFFYFALTGALLMLFANAAGKIGFFNAIKNRGAFSPLLYLLAFSFIGLPPLMGFWGKLFILFSLIKAEYVWLVALMVINSAISVPYYLRLARELGVGWKASLTDFICIATVILIVVTFLPDWFYKGMEVIAQTVSIAI; encoded by the coding sequence ATGCCGATAGCGATGATCCTGGGGGCGATCGTGATCTTAACGTTGTGCGCGGCACTCTCCGTAAAGTACCGTGATGTGGGACTTATTGGAGCGATCGTGGCGATTCTGCTTGGATTCGTTGCCGTGACGAGTGCGAATCCCGAGCTGATCTATTACAGCGCGTTCGTGCTCGCCATCAGTCTCATCAACCTTGCCTCGCTCAAGACGATCAAGAGCGTGATCCAGGGCGTGGATTTCTGCCTGGTGGGGCTAATGGCACTCGTTACCCTGTATATCTTCTCCACCCAGGATCTCGCGCTGATCCTGGCCGCGTTCGTGCTCGTTTCCGTGCCCACCTACATCCTCGTGATGGCACGTGAGCGGGGCGCGAACGTCGAAGTGGGTATCAAGTACATCACCTTCATGGTGCTGGCGACGATCCTCTTCTTGATCGGTGCGATTCTCCTGGTGTACACGAAGAACGCGTACAATGATCTGCTGTATATACTGGGATACGTGATGCTCGTGCTGGGTCTGAGCATCGAGGTGGGTGTGGCACCGCTCCACGAGTGGGTGCCGGACGTCTTCTCGAGCGCGGATCCGATTCCGCTCTCGATTATCGCATCGCTTGCAAAGATCGTGCCGTTCGTGATTGCGTTAAAGATACTGCTGTCCACCGTGGGTCCGCTGACCGTTACGCTGAGTCTCTTCACGGCTGTACTGGCGGCGATCTCGATGTTCACGGGTAACATCGGCGCGTTGACCTCGAAGGAGCCGGCACGTGTGCTCGCTTACTCGACCGTGGCGAACATGGGGTACGTGCTGGCCTGTTTGGTGGTGATCGCGAAGCCGGAGTTCTTCTATTTCGCACTGACCGGCGCGCTGCTCATGCTTTTCGCCAATGCCGCCGGCAAGATCGGGTTCTTCAATGCGATCAAAAACAGGGGCGCGTTCTCACCACTGCTGTATCTGCTCGCCTTCTCGTTCATCGGGCTCCCGCCGCTGATGGGCTTCTGGGGAAAGCTGTTCATCCTTTTCAGCTTGATCAAGGCCGAGTACGTCTGGTTGGTCGCGCTCATGGTGATCAATTCCGCGATCTCAGTTCCTTATTACCTGCGGCTAGCGCGTGAACTCGGTGTGGGCTGGAAAGCCAGTCTCACCGATTTCATCTGCATCGCGACGGTGATTCTCATCGTGGTGACGTTCTTACCCGACTGGTTCTACAAAGGAATGGAGGTAATTGCCCAGACGGTAAGCATAGCAATTTAG
- a CDS encoding NADH-quinone oxidoreductase subunit A codes for MIENVLIIVVLIVVAVFIDAVLLLLVKVLPRYNLTEIKTMRWEAGNPPLEFPKYTLPMQYFGYMFLFMAAEPIVVLLLLFSAHPSLSFTLLLLLSLVLLLPAVYVGYGLTREMEAA; via the coding sequence ATGATAGAGAACGTACTGATAATCGTGGTTTTGATCGTGGTGGCGGTGTTCATCGACGCTGTGCTGCTCTTACTGGTGAAGGTGTTACCGAGATATAACCTCACGGAGATCAAGACGATGCGGTGGGAGGCAGGCAATCCACCTCTGGAGTTCCCGAAGTACACGCTCCCCATGCAGTATTTCGGGTATATGTTCCTGTTCATGGCGGCTGAGCCGATCGTGGTACTACTCCTGCTCTTCTCGGCGCATCCGAGTCTCAGCTTTACGCTGCTCTTACTGCTCTCGCTCGTGCTCCTGCTGCCTGCGGTGTACGTGGGCTATGGACTAACGCGGGAAATGGAGGCGGCGTGA
- a CDS encoding NADH-quinone oxidoreductase subunit D, which yields MVPIEPPKDLYTPIWQEFMDIAHASDEIVVPIGPHHAGSGHLRVTFRVKGDRIVDAIPEPGFVHRSMEKLAETKLYIQNIPLFERLAINDPVNMNLAYVRAIENALKLEVPERAKYLRTILCELSRIEAFYYDSGIFSLFFGHTTGFMYCMAIREMIIEAMVQVSGSRSGPSFIMPGGLRRDISEPVLDLIDNMTFALNKRMKKFEKIFVYNPVTVARAKGVGVLTKEDAIRCGMVGPFARASGINYDIRKVAPYDAYDKVDFEVTTGDDGDCLGRFLGRLEEIRESIKITKQAVDAVREIKGPILSEALINEYPEAAQNIRGSFYRVFGDLVLPKGEWTTLTEAGRGTTLFTLISDGESNVPYRVRVISPCWMNLRGFMEATKGERYADFWAVYGSFGYFPPEADR from the coding sequence ATGGTCCCGATCGAGCCGCCGAAGGATCTTTACACGCCCATCTGGCAGGAATTTATGGACATTGCGCACGCGAGCGATGAGATCGTCGTGCCTATTGGTCCGCATCACGCGGGAAGCGGCCATCTCCGGGTGACCTTCAGGGTGAAGGGTGACCGGATCGTGGACGCGATCCCGGAGCCGGGCTTCGTGCATCGGTCGATGGAGAAGCTCGCGGAGACCAAGCTGTACATCCAGAACATCCCGCTATTCGAGCGGCTCGCGATCAACGACCCGGTGAATATGAACCTCGCGTATGTTCGCGCGATCGAAAACGCTCTGAAGCTCGAGGTGCCGGAACGTGCGAAGTATCTGCGCACGATCCTGTGTGAGCTCTCGCGGATCGAGGCGTTCTATTACGATTCAGGCATCTTCTCGCTCTTCTTCGGGCACACCACGGGCTTCATGTACTGCATGGCGATCAGGGAGATGATCATCGAGGCCATGGTGCAGGTCTCAGGGTCCCGGAGTGGACCTTCGTTCATCATGCCCGGCGGCTTGCGGCGCGATATCTCCGAGCCGGTACTTGATCTGATCGATAACATGACCTTCGCGCTGAACAAGCGGATGAAGAAGTTTGAGAAGATCTTCGTTTACAATCCGGTAACGGTGGCCCGTGCGAAAGGCGTGGGAGTGCTTACGAAGGAGGATGCGATTCGCTGCGGCATGGTTGGGCCGTTTGCTCGCGCCTCGGGCATCAACTACGATATCCGTAAGGTCGCGCCGTACGATGCTTATGATAAGGTCGACTTTGAAGTTACGACCGGAGATGACGGTGACTGTCTTGGGCGGTTCCTTGGCAGGTTGGAGGAGATCAGGGAGAGCATCAAGATAACGAAGCAGGCGGTGGACGCGGTGCGTGAGATCAAAGGCCCGATCCTGAGCGAGGCGCTCATCAACGAGTATCCGGAGGCTGCGCAGAACATCCGCGGCAGCTTCTACCGTGTCTTTGGCGATCTCGTGCTACCGAAGGGCGAATGGACGACCCTGACCGAGGCGGGCAGGGGCACGACTCTTTTCACGCTGATCAGCGATGGTGAGTCGAACGTTCCGTACCGCGTGCGGGTGATCAGTCCCTGCTGGATGAACCTGCGGGGGTTCATGGAGGCGACGAAAGGAGAGCGCTATGCGGACTTCTGGGCGGTGTATGGCAGTTTCGGCTACTTCCCGCCGGAGGCGGATAGGTAG
- the nuoH gene encoding NADH-quinone oxidoreductase subunit NuoH, with product MIDISGLISTIINNPINIPLLYIIYEFLLKIPVIGSIVSFLLSFLPIYGVPIIKLLIGFVLWKPMWILLIIPGFATLGTMLLILPWLERKLVGRMQWRVGPREIAPRTRGSIQLLADSLRFLCQEVIIHKEAHRLYFLQFPFLYFLPVLLPLLFINAGAPGAPLVPIESPYALQIMIGLISFMPVFIMGVGWSANNRFAFIGTIREAFMYFAYEIPFILVILAMIVLYGTSNTVDVISATNQGAWWNWGIVLNPLAALTFFIATVMATARLPFEIPEADQELAFGPFIEYSGIAFGLAYVMAYEKMYVLGAIMTMLFFGGGSGPYIPIVSPLLGDVMYGVWFVIKTLIILLVMVNLRGVYSRYRIDQALSIGWGTMLIFGIVAVLWSLVLGGIL from the coding sequence ATGATCGATATAAGCGGGCTCATAAGCACGATAATCAACAACCCGATAAATATACCACTACTGTACATAATCTACGAATTCTTATTGAAGATCCCGGTAATCGGGAGTATCGTTTCGTTCCTGCTGAGCTTCCTGCCCATCTACGGTGTGCCGATCATAAAACTCCTGATAGGATTTGTGCTCTGGAAGCCGATGTGGATACTCCTGATAATTCCGGGATTTGCCACGCTCGGTACGATGCTGCTCATCCTGCCGTGGCTGGAGCGTAAGCTCGTGGGTCGGATGCAGTGGCGTGTGGGGCCGCGGGAGATCGCACCACGCACGCGTGGCAGCATACAACTGCTCGCCGATTCGCTCCGGTTCCTCTGCCAGGAGGTGATCATCCATAAAGAGGCGCATCGCCTGTACTTCCTGCAGTTCCCGTTCCTCTACTTCCTGCCCGTGCTCCTCCCGCTCTTGTTCATTAACGCGGGCGCGCCGGGCGCACCGCTCGTACCCATTGAGTCGCCGTACGCCTTGCAGATCATGATCGGATTGATCAGCTTCATGCCGGTCTTTATCATGGGTGTTGGCTGGTCGGCGAATAACCGATTCGCGTTCATCGGCACGATACGCGAGGCATTCATGTACTTTGCTTACGAGATTCCGTTCATTCTGGTGATTCTCGCAATGATCGTGCTCTATGGCACGTCGAACACCGTTGATGTCATTAGCGCCACGAACCAGGGCGCATGGTGGAACTGGGGCATAGTGCTCAATCCGCTCGCCGCGCTTACGTTCTTCATCGCGACCGTGATGGCCACCGCGCGACTCCCCTTCGAGATCCCGGAAGCGGATCAGGAGCTGGCCTTCGGGCCGTTCATCGAGTATTCCGGGATTGCCTTCGGGCTCGCGTACGTGATGGCGTACGAGAAGATGTATGTGCTCGGTGCGATTATGACGATGCTCTTCTTCGGTGGTGGCAGTGGCCCGTACATACCGATCGTGAGTCCGCTGCTCGGCGACGTGATGTATGGTGTCTGGTTCGTCATCAAGACTTTGATCATACTGCTGGTGATGGTCAACTTACGCGGGGTATATTCGCGGTACCGAATTGACCAGGCGTTGAGTATCGGCTGGGGCACCATGCTGATCTTCGGCATTGTGGCGGTGCTCTGGTCACTGGTATTGGGAGGTATCCTATGA
- a CDS encoding 4Fe-4S dicluster domain-containing protein: protein MKKVATPDYKITDKLKTHAAALGTAAKEVALPLNVTTHYPRERKRQPDCFRGFMLFDPERCISCFQCSFVCPANAIWMNEAPSKRYYPTVDHGKCIYCHFCVDTCPGGALRETKIHDFAYRTMDEMLAMTEDMIEPPEIIREDKVVVDYVIDKEDLTLRRTKEVDNLVPEVCAMQGVPMLSICIDRASCIACKVCERVCESGAVRAVTDEATMTVKMSIDSQKCTGCGLCVKECSMQILQLVRK, encoded by the coding sequence ATGAAGAAAGTAGCAACACCGGACTACAAGATCACGGACAAGCTGAAGACGCATGCAGCGGCGCTGGGCACGGCGGCGAAGGAAGTGGCGCTGCCACTGAACGTAACGACGCACTATCCCCGGGAGCGTAAGAGACAGCCGGACTGTTTCCGCGGCTTCATGCTCTTCGATCCTGAGCGCTGCATCAGTTGTTTCCAGTGCTCCTTTGTCTGCCCTGCGAACGCGATCTGGATGAATGAAGCGCCGAGTAAGCGGTATTACCCGACCGTGGATCACGGCAAGTGCATTTACTGCCATTTCTGCGTGGACACCTGCCCCGGCGGCGCGTTACGGGAGACGAAGATCCACGATTTCGCCTACCGGACGATGGATGAGATGCTGGCGATGACGGAGGATATGATCGAGCCGCCGGAGATCATTCGTGAGGACAAGGTGGTCGTGGATTACGTGATTGACAAAGAGGATCTCACGTTGCGGCGCACAAAGGAAGTAGATAATCTGGTTCCCGAGGTCTGTGCGATGCAGGGCGTCCCGATGCTGAGCATCTGCATCGACCGCGCCAGCTGCATCGCCTGCAAGGTCTGTGAGCGAGTCTGTGAGAGCGGTGCGGTCCGGGCGGTGACGGATGAGGCGACGATGACCGTGAAGATGTCAATCGACTCGCAGAAGTGCACCGGCTGCGGCCTGTGTGTTAAGGAATGCTCAATGCAGATTTTACAGCTGGTGAGGAAGTGA